The Brumimicrobium sp. genomic interval ATTAAAGATGATTTCTCCTCTCTCCTATTCTCAAGTTATTTTGGAGGCTCAAAAGCTGATGCAATCTATTCTGTTAAGATAGATTCGAGCTATAATATTGTTTTTGGTGGTGGCACCACTTCATTGGATTTGAATATTACACCGGGAGCTTATCAGTCAACAAATGCAGGAGGACAAGCAGAAGGTTTTATAGGTAAATTATCAACAGATGGTTTAACTCTTTTGAATACTACATATTTAGGTACTTCCAACTATGATCAAATATTCTTTATTGAGATTGATAGAAATGATAAGATTTTTGCATTGGGTCAAAGTAATGGAGGTGCCTTCCCTGTAATTAACGCTCCTTACTCTAACCCGAATTCTGGGCAGTTTATCGCTCGTTTAGATGAAAACTTATCTACCATAGAAGCATCTACCGTATTTGGGCGAGGTATCCCTAAATTTGATATTTCACCATCGGCTTTCTTGGTAGATATCTGCGGTAATATGTATGTTTCCGGATGGGGAGGAAGTGTATTGGCAGGCGGAACTCCCCTGAATGGAATGCCTATAACACCAGGAGCGTTTCAATCCACTCCACCGAATGGTTTTGATTTTTATTTGATTGTACTAGAAAGAGAATTTGGGGGCTTACTCTATGGCTCTTATTTAGGAGGTGGAATTTCAAAAGAACACGTGGACGGCGGAACTAGTCGTTTTGACAAAAACGGAGTGGTATATCAGGCAGTATGCTGTGGTTGCGGTGGAAATAGCGATTTTCCAACATCCGCCAATGCTTGGTCTGGATTAAACTTATCTACAAACTGCAATGCACTGACATTCAAATTTGACTTCAACTTAATTCCACATGCAGAATTTACAGTCAATCAATCTATTGGCTGCACACCCTTTGAAGTGCATTTCACCAATTTCTCTTCCCAATCAGATAAATACGTATGGGACTTTGGCAATGGCAACTTGGATTCCACCACTTTTGAACCCGTTATTACATACACTACTCCCGGTTCATACGACGTATGGTTATTTGTAACAGACTCTGTATGTTTAATTACAGATTCTGCGTTATTGACTATTCAAGTTTACCCAGATATTGTACTGGATCCAATTGCTAACATTGACTTATGTGTTCCTGTTCCTATTAGCATGACTGCGTTCACACATGGAACAGCAAGCTCTTTTATATGGTCAACAAACTCAAATTTTTCAGATACCCTCAATACAAGTATAGCTGATTCTGTAGTGAATATCAGTAATCCAACAGGTGGTTATTACTACATCAAAGTTTCCAACAACGGATGTAGTGTCATAGATAGTGTCTTAGTTGAATTTACTAGCGGAAATCTAGATTTGACTGGTACCAACAACCTTTGTATAGGAGATAAAACAGTTATATCCGCCACTAGTACAAATCCAAATATCACATTTAGTAATTATGATTGGGAGGCTGATTCTATTATCGTATCGGGTGATGGCAGCGCTTCAGTGACAGTTCAACCAACAACCACACAATATCTTTATGTAACCGCCTCTGCTAGCAATGGATGTACTGTAACTGATTCTATTTTGATTGCCGTAAGTAATATTGATGCAAGTCTGGTAACTGCGTCAGTTTCTGACAACCAAGCTCCCGTAGGCAGTGAAATCACTTTGACTGCAGAGCCTTCTGGATATTCATATTCGTGGACTCCAGCGGATAACTTAGCAGATCCAAACGCACAAGAAACCACAGCTCTCATCAATGAGTCAACCACTTATACCGTTTCTGTTTCAGACGGAATTTGCACCAAATCTTCTTCTGTTTCCGTTTCTGTTTTTCCATATAAATGTGCTGAACCATATATCTACGTTCCAAATGCATTTACACCAAACGGAGATGGAGACAACGATATGGTATTTGTGCGTAGCAAGGTGATTTCTTCAGAAATAGAGCTCACATTCCGTATTTACGACCGTTGGGGAGAAAAAGTATTTGAAGGACATACGACTCATGATGGATGGGATGGAACTTTCAGAGGAAAACCACTCAAACCGGATGTATATGATTATTACCTCGAAGGCGAGTGTATCAACAACGAAAAATTTATTATCAAAGGAAACATTACACTGATTCGCTAATTGAAGAAACTAGGACATATATTCGTTTGGCTTTTGGTGTGTAGTGCAACCTATGCACAAGACATACATTGGTCTCAATTTGACTATAATCCGGTGTTTCAAAACCCAGCCAATGTAGGTCGTTTCAACGGAGATTATCGTTTCTTTGCTAACTACAGAGACCAATGGAGAAGTGTTACAAAAGCATTTTCAACGATTTCTGTTTCTGTAGAGGCAAAAAATCTCTATAAAGGAATCAGTGTAGGAGCCTTCTTTTTTCATGATGTAGAAGGAGATGGAAAGATGAGAACTATAGAATTTCAACCATCAGTTTCCTATACCTTGAAATTATCAGCAGATTCGACTCATTTATTTAGACCCGGACTCCAACTAGGAATCAATAATCGTTCGTTAGACCCCACTAAATTCTATTATGACAATCAGTGGGATGGAACTAAGTTTGATCAAAATTTACCTAATAATGAGGTATATCAAACGCGCAAAAGAACAAATTTCACCATTGGCATAGGTGCTGCTTATGAATTTCAAAAAAGTAAACGAGAACGCATCAATGTAGGAATAGGTGTATTCAACTTAAATCGACCCAATCAAGGTTTTTTTGGTCAAAAAATGAATCGGGAAATACGTTTGAATGTATTCGCTCAAGCTGAATACAAAATTGGATATGATTGGGATATTTTACCTAGTTTACAAATGAATTTTCAAGGAAAATACAGAGAATTTATTTTAGGCTCCCAAGTTAGATACATTCTAAAAGACCGATTAGGCGAATATATGACAGTAATGGGAGGATTGTATTATCGTGCACAAGATGCTCTATATTTATTAGTAGGCATGGAATACCAAAGTTGGTGGGCTGGAGTTTCGTATGATATCAATGCGTCTTCTTTAGTTCCGGCAAGTACAGCCCGAGGTGGTATCGAATTAAGTGTGCGTTATATTTTCTTTAATTTTAAACCAAAAAAGATTTTTCACAGAGCATGTCCAGATTATATATAGGTTTCATATTGTGCTTTATTTCCTTTGCTTCATTTTCCCAACAGGACTTGAAACGCTACCTCGATTTTGCGCGTGAAAAATATAAGCAAGGAGATTATGTATATTCCTTGGAATATTATCAAAAAGCAATGCAGTTGGACTCCAATACAGTAAACACCTTGTGGGAATATGCGGAAGTGCTCAGAGCCTACAAGGATTACCGA includes:
- a CDS encoding gliding motility-associated C-terminal domain-containing protein, whose translation is MYRILFIFSILIVLLPIHAQEVIHEHNSFYSFIENKGQWPDRVFFKSKFEGGNMWVEQDRILFHLQDYSNIEAAHFGNKEVTEPFSFREKVVELKFLNTQKVVRTEKSGKTSHYYNYFIGKDPSKWASDVHGYAEFTLQELYPGIDMRFIEKLQEIKYEFLVKAGTNPQQIALQYNYQQKLTIDEKGNLVIDTELGKIIEQAPYAYQIVNGKIVDIPCSYQLNENILTFQLGEYNKRVDLVIDPTLVFATYDGALSDNFGMTATYAYDGSAFTAGTVYGNSYPMPDPNTYDVTSNLTVINVNVATTDAFLTKYSPDGTTMLWATFFGGGDNYQGTDVTHSLICDNNNNIYVFGTTSSTDFPIVNGFQSSFGGGSSIAINYNGTNFGTTGTDMYAAKFSANGHNLLGSTYIGGSQNDGINYILSAGNYNTAAAYDSLTTNYGDQFRGEIMLDKNNNILIGSCTRSPDFPTVNAFQPTIGGQQDGVIFKIKDDFSSLLFSSYFGGSKADAIYSVKIDSSYNIVFGGGTTSLDLNITPGAYQSTNAGGQAEGFIGKLSTDGLTLLNTTYLGTSNYDQIFFIEIDRNDKIFALGQSNGGAFPVINAPYSNPNSGQFIARLDENLSTIEASTVFGRGIPKFDISPSAFLVDICGNMYVSGWGGSVLAGGTPLNGMPITPGAFQSTPPNGFDFYLIVLEREFGGLLYGSYLGGGISKEHVDGGTSRFDKNGVVYQAVCCGCGGNSDFPTSANAWSGLNLSTNCNALTFKFDFNLIPHAEFTVNQSIGCTPFEVHFTNFSSQSDKYVWDFGNGNLDSTTFEPVITYTTPGSYDVWLFVTDSVCLITDSALLTIQVYPDIVLDPIANIDLCVPVPISMTAFTHGTASSFIWSTNSNFSDTLNTSIADSVVNISNPTGGYYYIKVSNNGCSVIDSVLVEFTSGNLDLTGTNNLCIGDKTVISATSTNPNITFSNYDWEADSIIVSGDGSASVTVQPTTTQYLYVTASASNGCTVTDSILIAVSNIDASLVTASVSDNQAPVGSEITLTAEPSGYSYSWTPADNLADPNAQETTALINESTTYTVSVSDGICTKSSSVSVSVFPYKCAEPYIYVPNAFTPNGDGDNDMVFVRSKVISSEIELTFRIYDRWGEKVFEGHTTHDGWDGTFRGKPLKPDVYDYYLEGECINNEKFIIKGNITLIR
- a CDS encoding PorP/SprF family type IX secretion system membrane protein, whose protein sequence is MKKLGHIFVWLLVCSATYAQDIHWSQFDYNPVFQNPANVGRFNGDYRFFANYRDQWRSVTKAFSTISVSVEAKNLYKGISVGAFFFHDVEGDGKMRTIEFQPSVSYTLKLSADSTHLFRPGLQLGINNRSLDPTKFYYDNQWDGTKFDQNLPNNEVYQTRKRTNFTIGIGAAYEFQKSKRERINVGIGVFNLNRPNQGFFGQKMNREIRLNVFAQAEYKIGYDWDILPSLQMNFQGKYREFILGSQVRYILKDRLGEYMTVMGGLYYRAQDALYLLVGMEYQSWWAGVSYDINASSLVPASTARGGIELSVRYIFFNFKPKKIFHRACPDYI